The genomic segment TCGGAAAATCCGATATTTTCGGCAATTTCGTAGGTTCTGTAATCGGTAAAAGTAAGTAGCTGCTTGGCTTTTTCCATTCTAAGCTGCGTGAGGTACTCCACAAACGTCATACCGGTTCTTTCTTTAAAAATACTGCTGAAGTAGCTTGTACTTACAGACAGGTGTTCTGTTACCGAATTGAGCGAAAGCTCGGGATTGTTAAAATGTTCTTTGATGTAAAGCTCTGCCTTTGCAACCTGTGACGCAGATGAACTGGTTTTGAGTGCAAGCAGAATCTCAAATGCTTTATCAAACATTTCATCCAAACGGTCAACAAGCTGCGCTAGAGTAGAAACAGAGTACAAGCTTGCACCCTCAAAGGCTTTTGTCATGGCATCTGCTTGCTGCTCGCCTGCGATATCATCCGCAAGCATAATCATTTTCATCAGCAGTTTTTGGGTGTAAAAAACACATTTTTCAAGAGGTGCTTGTGTATTTTTAAGCTGGTTTGCCAGTTCTTTTACCGCATCGCCTGCAGCAGTACGGTTGAGAGTGTAAACAGCCTCGGTTAAACGGCGCTCGCAATTTTGATAATCAATATTTTCCGACTTTTTAATATCAACTTCGGATGAAAAGAGAATACTGTTCTCTCCGTAATAAAATCGGCTTTCCAACGCCTTTTCTGCCTTTTGGTGTGAGAAATAGAGAGCATCAAGGCTTTTTACGGGTTCGCCTATACCGGCAGAAACTGTTACCTTTAATGCCCGATGTACAGTTTGTGCAATATGTGAAATGAGCGTACCTGTTAATCGAAAACAACTTTCGAGATCCGCTGCACTGACGATACAATTGCAAAGCCCTTCACGCCCTTGAAATACTGCAACACCGTATTCCTGCGAAAGCTCCTGAGCAATATTAAACAAACCATAGCGAAGCAAGTCATCGCTTTTGTTTTGTGCACCTGTTTTTTGTGCAGGCAAATCAATGTCGAGCAAGGCCGAAACGTGATAGCACCCCTCAAATTTAATATCATAAATACGGCAATATTCACTGATGACCGATAAATCCATTTTTTTATGTACCAATTGG from the Hydrogenoanaerobacterium saccharovorans genome contains:
- a CDS encoding helix-turn-helix domain-containing protein produces the protein MYKVMLAEDEAEVLGAMLKTIHWENYGFEVPIGCRDGAEAIRCVEEGEQPDVLITDICMPFVDGLELTEYVTKHLPDAIVVILTGYDDFHYAQKAIKYQVFDYVLKPITPSCLCELLERLKIELDQRSRSDGNSKEIVTNYFLNQLVHKKMDLSVISEYCRIYDIKFEGCYHVSALLDIDLPAQKTGAQNKSDDLLRYGLFNIAQELSQEYGVAVFQGREGLCNCIVSAADLESCFRLTGTLISHIAQTVHRALKVTVSAGIGEPVKSLDALYFSHQKAEKALESRFYYGENSILFSSEVDIKKSENIDYQNCERRLTEAVYTLNRTAAGDAVKELANQLKNTQAPLEKCVFYTQKLLMKMIMLADDIAGEQQADAMTKAFEGASLYSVSTLAQLVDRLDEMFDKAFEILLALKTSSSASQVAKAELYIKEHFNNPELSLNSVTEHLSVSTSYFSSIFKERTGMTFVEYLTQLRMEKAKQLLTFTDYRTYEIAENIGFSDPHYFCVIFKRTTGLPPTEYREMHKNQP